The candidate division KSB1 bacterium genomic sequence ATAGGCCAGCCGTCGGGTACGCGCAACTCAGGCGAGAATGGCGCGGCCGATTACTTTGTAACACCTGAACAACCTGCGAAGAGGATTATCGTCGCAATACATCGCTGCTTGTTCAGGGCGGGCCTCTCAGCCTCCTACGTGAATGACGCCCAACACCGTTGTTCAGCGGCGGGACATTGCGAGCACGGTCTTGAAAATTATGCCACCGGTGTCCCGTCCGCTGCAACACGGCGTTAGAAAAGATAGCTTGCATTTACCACGATTTTATTCTCGAATTCAAGTACAGTTTTTGTTTCTTTCCGACACTGCTTTTTGCTCTTTCACGCTTTGTTTTCTTAGCCTGTTTTTATTTTCTCCGAATCACTTTCTCGTTCGGCGCTTCATCATATTTTATTTTTCCGAGTTGCTTTATTGTCTGTTTTTTCATGATACTTTGTTGCTTGCGGCTTTTAAAATGGGGGTGAAAAGCGTTCGTACTGTCACGATATTTTCGTATTCACCACGATGCCCATCTTTTGTCGCTTCACGATATTTTCGTGGATCTACCAACCAAGCCAGATTGCCAAAAATGCGAAAATCCAGCCCGCTAGAGCTGTTCCATAGATGAGATTTATTGCGACATCATGCTTTATCAGTTTGTTGGATGGTTTAAGTCGGCCACGAAATTGCCCTGTATCAACACCTAACTCTTCTTCAATCTTTCGCCCTCGGCTGATCAAGTCGTCATATAATTGAGAGTTTCGTCGTTCATACACAAAAAGTGCAAATGTTACCAAGAGGCCAAATAAAGCAATCACAGTTTTAGCGATTGTCGATAATGCCGCTGCTGGATTATCTTTGGATAGCAAGCCTATCAGGATAGCTAGAGATACCGACGGAACAAAACCAAGCAGCTTGAAACGGGTATCCATCAATTCGCGCCAACTACTACATACCTCGCCGTAAAGCATTTTTAATATTTCCTGAGCATCCTGTTGCGATTGTGCTCGTAATTCATCCAAGAGTGTTGGTAACGGCGAAGATTGATAATGGCGATTATCTCGTGGATTGGTACTCATTGCTTAATACTCCATCAATCACTCCAAATTTACATCAGAACTTTTATCTTTGCAACGAACTTCTGTCGATCTCAAAATTCTAACGTTCCGGTTCAGCGGCGGGCCGCGCAGCGGACCGTCCGCTGCAACCGGTTTTGGGCGGCTCTCCCACCGCGGCAATACGGCTTACATTCTGTTTGCAGGTCGGGCCACATGCCGGCATTCGCTTCCCGTTCCACGCCGCGAGAGAACGATACCGCTACGTGCGTCCTGGCTGCGGGAAATTGCCGCGCAAGAACTTGTCCCACATGGCATCGCTCATCAGCGCGCGCTGGGTGAGCAGCAGCGTCGCCGAGGCCGTGACGGTGTAACGTGCCCTGGGCCTGGCTGCGGTGATCGCCTTCTCGATTTTCGCGGCGACGTCCCCTGGTCCGCCGCCGAGTTTGGCCAGCGGCCCTTTCTCGTAAACATCCTTTGTGGACTTGAGCACCGCGGCGTTGAAGGCTCCGTAGGGACCGTCGGTGGCAATGCCCTGCATGCCGGACTCGACCGCCTGCGCGAACCCGGTGCGGATCAGGCCGGGCTCGATCAGGATCACGTCGACGCCAAAACCCTTGACCTCGAAGCGCAGTGCGTCGCTGATCGCCTCCACCGCGTACTTGGTGGCGTGGTAGATCCCGCCGCCCGGGAAGGTCAGCTTGCCGCCCATCGAGCTGACATTGACGATCCTGCCGGACCGCTGTTTGCGCATGCCGGGCAGCACGAGCTGGCACATGCGGATCAGACCGAAGACGTTGGTCTCGAACTGCTTGCGGATGCGGTCCATCGGCACGGACTCGACCGCGCCGGACTGGCTGTAACCGGCGTTGTTGATCAGCACGCCGACGGCGCCGGCTTCGTTCTCCACGGTCTCGACCGCGGTTTTCATCGAGCCTTCGTCGTTGACGTCCAGCGCCAGTGTGCGGCAGCCCAGTTCCTGCAAGGGGTGCAGGCTCTCGGGCTTGCGTGCAGTGGCATAGACGCTCCAGCCGGCGCGCACCAGACGTTCGGCGGTGGCGCGGCCGATGCCGCTGGAACAACCCGTTATTAGAACCGTTTTCGATGTGGCCATAGTCTTCGTCCCGTTTCAACTGTGAAGGTGTTGTTTCAGGTGCTCCAGCGTAGCCGCCTCGCAGCGCGGGCAGGCCTTGAATGGCGGCTGGTAGATCAGGAAACCAATGGCGGTGATGCCGACGATGGCGGTCACGATGGCGAACCAGGGACCAGCAGGCAGTGCAAGTCCAAGCAGCCCGACCATCGCCCAGGCCAAGGCGGCAAGACCCATGGTCCACGAACCCAAGGTGCATACGAGACATTTCTTCATGACGAATGCTCCAAGCTTCCGATAGATAGGCCAGCCGTCGGGTACGCGCAACTCAGGCGAGAATGGCGCGGCCGATTACTTTGTAACACCTGAACAACCTGCGAAGAGGATTATCGTCGCAATACATCGCTGCTTGTTCAGGGCGGGCCTCTCAGCCTCCTACGTGAATGACGCCCAACACCAGTTTCACCGGCTGCGGGGCATAGAGAAAGCCTGATCGAAGGACAGCCGTTGGAATTACCACTTCATGAAATTCATGCTCTGCCCCGCAGTCCGGTGGAAACTGTGTTGCACGAATTCTTATCTCGTTAGCCGCCTTTCTCTTTTAGACTGAATATCGTCATCTTTTTAATTTTATCAATCAAATACCATGACGATTGCAATTTTTTCAGTTTTCCATTTTTTGCAATTTGCTCAGGTGTCAAGTTCTCAAATAAATCAATATCTCTAGTTATCGTTTCAATTCTGGACATTAGGTAGCCGATAATGTCTGAAAATAATACGCCAATAGTTTCGCAATTAGAGTTTACCTGAATAACATCTTCAAATAGTTCGTACTTTCTGTCCGCAATGGCTGGCAATATTGCTTTCCGAAGTTCTGGAATTGAAATATCTGATCGATAATCACAACTGACAGCAACTAAATTTTTCCCCTGTTTGCGACTGAAACTATACCTTCCAAGAATATCGTGGATGAGAAACGGCAAATGCTCTAAATAATCCTGTTTATGGTTAGTTGATGACTTTCTGAAATAGGACAATTTCATCCTTGCGTTTTTAGTCGCTGTCGTTAGTTCAAGAATCTTTTCCGCGAGTTCTGTTCTTTTATCAATGTCAACTTCTATGCAACCCTTTTTTGCGGAAAACAAATATGAGCCTTTGAATTCGACATTGAAATCCCAGCCACCATCACGAAGGATTTGTTGGGCTTCTCCCTTTATTTGCGGGTAAAAACTATGATGAATTGCGGTGCAAAACAATCCAAAATAATCTTTGTATTTTTCATCGCTAGTTTCATCAACAAAAATGTTAATCATTACCTTGTCCCTAAACGTGGCGGCTAACGGTTGGTTTTAGCGGCAGCGGCGGGGCGGGCAAGACTCCTTAGCCTACACTCAACTCTGCTGGCTCGCGGCGCATACCCTCAGCGGCAAAGCCGCTGTCCGCTGCAAACGGTGTTGAACTAAGGCGCTAGCGCGCCAGATTTTTTCCTGCCAGAAAAACTTGCCTCCTTTGAGCAGCGTTTAATTTAGTGCCAGTAAATCACGCTGTACTTCATGAATCACTATCACCCAAAGGAGGCATACCATGTCTACCAAGACACCCCAAGACGGAACTCCGTCCTGCCAACGAATTGCGCCGCCGCATGATCGAAGACATGCAGTGTGTCGGCATGTCCAAGGAGCGGCAACGACTGTACGTTCGCGCCGTGCGCCAGCTTGCCGAGCATCACCACAAGCCGCCCGACAAAATCACCGATGAAGAACTACGCCAGTATCTTCTGCACCTCAAAACCGACACGAAACGCTCGCGCTACAGCATCATCATCGCGCGCTGCGGCATCAAGTTCTTCT encodes the following:
- a CDS encoding oxidoreductase → MATSKTVLITGCSSGIGRATAERLVRAGWSVYATARKPESLHPLQELGCRTLALDVNDEGSMKTAVETVENEAGAVGVLINNAGYSQSGAVESVPMDRIRKQFETNVFGLIRMCQLVLPGMRKQRSGRIVNVSSMGGKLTFPGGGIYHATKYAVEAISDALRFEVKGFGVDVILIEPGLIRTGFAQAVESGMQGIATDGPYGAFNAAVLKSTKDVYEKGPLAKLGGGPGDVAAKIEKAITAARPRARYTVTASATLLLTQRALMSDAMWDKFLRGNFPQPGRT